One genomic region from Rosa rugosa chromosome 1, drRosRugo1.1, whole genome shotgun sequence encodes:
- the LOC133725885 gene encoding hevamine-A-like codes for MASKSIFSVAILLLFLAVGSNAGGIAIYWGQNGNEGTLAETCASGNYKFVNIAFLSSFGNGQTPAINLAGHCDPSTNECTKLSPEIKSCQAKGIKVILSIGGAAGSYSLASSDDARQVATYLWNNFLGGQSSSRPLGDAVLDGVDFDIEGGTDQYWDDLARDLSGYSKKGKKVYLTAAPQCPFPDAYVGNALNTGLFDFVWVQFYNNPPCQYTSGDISNLEDGWKQWTSAIPAHKIFLGLPAAPQAAGSGFIPAADLNSQVLPAIKNSAKYGGVMLWSKYYDDLDGYSSSIKNDV; via the coding sequence ATGGCTTCCAAGTCCATATTTTCAGTAGCAATATTGCTACTATTTCTGGCTGTTGGATCCAATGCAGGTGGAATTGCTATATACTGGGGCCAGAATGGGAATGAAGGCACATTAGCGGAAACATGTGCTTCAGGGAACTACAAATTCGTAAACATAGCTTTCCTCTCATCATTCGGTAATGGCCAAACCCCTGCCATAAACCTCGCCGGTCACTGTGACCCGTCTACCAACGAATGCACCAAGTTGAGCCCCGAGATCAAGTCATGCCAGGCCAAAGGCATTAAGGTCATACTCTCCATAGGAGGAGCTGCAGGGAGCTACTCTTTGGCCTCATCCGACGATGCCCGCCAAGTTGCTACTTACTTGTGGAACAACTTCTTGGGAGGACAGTCCTCTTCAAGGCCGTTGGGAGATGCTGTTTTGGATGGAGTTGACTTTGACATTGAAGGAGGGACTGATCAATATTGGGATGACCTTGCGAGGGACCTTTCCGGGTACAGTAAGAAGGGCAAGAAAGTATACTTGACTGCTGCTCCACAGTGTCCATTTCCTGATGCTTATGTTGGAAATGCACTCAACACAGGCCTTTTCGACTTTGTTTGGGTACAATTCTACAACAACCCTCCTTGCCAGTACACTTCTGGCGATATTTCAAATCTCGAAGATGGTTGGAAGCAATGGACTTCTGCCATTCCTGCACATAAGATTTTCTTAGGACTTCCTGCTGCACCTCAAGCTGCTGGTAGTGGATTTATTCCTGCGGCTGATCTCAACTCACAAGTCCTTCCGGCTATCAAAAATTCAGCCAAATATGGAGGTGTCATGCTTTGGTCGAAGTATTATGATGATCTCGATGGATACAGCTCCTCCATCAAGAATGATGTCTAG
- the LOC133743688 gene encoding uncharacterized protein LOC133743688, translating into MSNEPRLDFPMLDSTGSEYHGWVTDVENHLTARGILPIIQAPDQGLVFQRTPTKHAQATILMRRHMDKSLRLEYMSLKDARDLWVALEERFGNIQDFLLPDLKVQWNNIRFSNFKYVAKYNSEALRLKAMLRVCEKPLTEKELIEKTLSTFPVAALVISKQYRTEVNAGRITRFNENINIFSVAEKHDNILVKNYNSRPIGTKSVREANYNAPKRGRMEWYPNNMGQEGRMSPYNRPNKEGSRNYSAGTRGGNYTRGRGGYNNTMGRNTVGRGGRTIRRGSSSNPPREYPQRGQPTPQMKGGNHNDRCHRCGSIEHWFKQYHASTQLAASYKEYGQLREQETNLAEDEDINLAEGKDINLAEDEDGEDITLTTEDFKAADKEHEDAADFD; encoded by the coding sequence atgtcgaatgaacctagactcgacttcccaatgcttgactcaacaggctcggaataccatggctgggtaaccgacgttgagaaccatctcactgcgagagggatattgcccataatccaggcacctgatCAGGGCCtagtgttccaacgaacacccacaaagcatgctcaagcaaccatcttgatgcgacgccacatggataaatctctCAGATTAGAGTACATGTCgctcaaggatgcaagagatctatgggtagcgctagaagagcgctttggcaatatcCAAGATttcctcctccctgacttgaaggttcagtggaacaatatacgcttctccaACTTCAAGTATGTTGCtaaatacaattcagaagctcttcgcctcaaAGCTATGTTGAGGGTCTGTgaaaaacctctcacagaaaaagaactaattgagaaaactctctccaccttccccgtcgcagcacttgtgatatcaaagcaatatcgcactgaagtcaatgctggacgaaTTACGAGGTTTAATGAGAACATCAATATTTTTTcggtagctgagaagcacgacaacatccttgtaaagaattataattcaagacccattggaactaagagcgttcgtgaggcgaattataatgcacccaagagAGGGCGCATGGAGTGGTACCCTAACAATATGGGACAAGAAGGACGAATgagtccatataaccgccccaacAAAGAAGGCAGCCGCAACTATAGTGCGGGCACACGTGGTGGTAActacacacgtgggagaggtggatataacaacaccatgggccgtaacactgtgggccgtggaggtcgcaccatacgccgtggtagtagcagcaaccctcctagggaatatccacaacgtggaCAACCTACACCTCAAatgaagggaggcaaccacaatgacagGTGTCATCggtgtggatcaattgagcattggttcaagcaataccatgcaagtacccaactagctgcaagctacaaggagtatgggcaattgagagagcaagaaaccaatcttgctgaagatgaagatataaATCTTGCTGAAGGTAAAgatatcaatcttgctgaagatgaagatggtgaagatatcactctcaccactgaggacttcaaagctgcagataaagagcacgaggatgccgcagactttgattag